In Bombus fervidus isolate BK054 chromosome 11, iyBomFerv1, whole genome shotgun sequence, a single genomic region encodes these proteins:
- the LOC139992419 gene encoding replication termination factor 2, producing the protein MGCDGGTIPRRDELVRVKKKPEQKDKEAELAFKWRHCTIKQLPLQPPVVGCALGRLYSKESVLEGLLDRNTLPESAQHIKTLKDIKNLNLTSNPAFEGNKAKKGDCYIDERKSPYICPLIGLEMNGKYKFCFLWSCGCVMSERALKEVRSKICHQCQQPFTETDIVIINAEGDDLKLMEENMTQRKTAQKRSKKQKHNEDNQTQDVRQEEVPKKKMRKEEKSGTVKVSGNRTEAEDPAYKKVKDNYSVAKDPKASEVFKSIFTTHKSAAEQDRAHWVTYNPFYN; encoded by the exons ATGGGTTGTGATGGTGGAACTATTCCTCGCAGAGATGAACTCGTCAGAGTCAAAAAGAAACCAGAACAG AAAGATAAGGAAGCAGAGTTAGCATTTAAGTGGAGACACTGTACAATTAAACAATTACCATTACAACCACCAGTTGTTGGTTGTGCTTTAGGTCGTCTTTATAGTAAAGAGTCTGTATTAGAAGGCCTCCTTGATCGAAACACCCTTCCAGAATCAGCACAACATATTAAAACTTTGAAAGACATAAAAAACCTAAATTTAACATCTAATCCAGCATTTGAGGGTAATAAGGCAAAAAAAGGAGATTGTTATATTGATGAAAGAAAGAGTCCATATATTTGTCCACTTATTGGACTAGAAATGAACGGAAAGTATAAATTCTGCTTTTTATGGTCATGTGGCTGTGTAATGAGTGAAAGAGCACTTAAAGAAGTCAGAAGTAAG ATATGTCATCAATGTCAACAGCCTTTTACTGAAACagatattgttattataaatGCAGAAGGTGATGATCTTAAATTAATGGAAGAAAATATGACCCAACGAAAAACAGCTCAGAAAAGATCTAagaaacagaaacataatGAAGATAATCAAACGCAAGATGTTAGACAAGAGGAAGtaccaaagaaaaaaatgaggaaagaggagaaaagtGGTACTGTGAAGGTCAGTGGTAATAGGACTGAAGCTGAAGATCCAGcatataaaaaagttaaagaTAATTACAGTGTTGCTAAAGATCCCAAAGCATCAGAAGTattcaaaagtatttttacGACTCATAAATCTGCAGCAGAACAAGATAGGGCACATTGGGTCACATATAATCCATTTTATAATtaa
- the S1p gene encoding membrane-bound transcription factor site-1 protease — protein sequence MKPHTCWLYVSLLLLLNIVIRSSRNQVNCLLEKNNSVNSELNNVPKLPCHGNSPKQVKVHFTSRIVENEYIVAFKGYYKPHTRENYIKAALNSSGIHKWKILFRDNLASNYPSDFDVVLLEETDKHNGLSALTDHPLIRRVTPQRLVQRSLKFVNASEDADFLEYKNFKRKINNYNNQFWQSTNRHTSRRLLRAIPRQITSILQADALWGMGVTGNGVKVAIFDTGLAASHPHFKKIKERSNWTNEKTLEDGLGHGTFVAGVIASSCIDCLGFAPDAELHIFRVFTNTQVSYTSWFLDAFNYAILTKVTVLNLSIGGPDFMDHPFVDKVWELTANGVIMVSAIGNDGPLYGTLNNPADQMDVIGVGGINWEDQIARFSSRGMTTWELPSGYGRVKPDLVTYGSGVRGSALQAGCRTLSGTSVASPVVAGAVALLASGFVQADGSVKQRITPASMKQALLTSARRLSGVGMFEQGAGKLDLLRAFHFLRSYTPIATLSPSYIDLTECQYMWPYCTQAVYHTGMPTIVNITIINGLGVSGHVTELVWHPYTGNGNGERIDVSVTYSDVLWPWSGWLAVAITVPSSARGWQGIAQGHISVTIESPPSDGEEKVRQSKIELPLKAKVIPTPPHHKRILWDQFHNLRYPPGYFPRDDLRVKNDPLDWNGDHIHTNFKDMYQHLRNAGYYLEVLGAPFTCFNAKNYGTLLIVDSEEEFFPEEVAKLRKDVEEEGLSVVIFADWYNVTVMRKVKFYDENTRQWWIPDTGGANVPALNDLLYPNWGIAFGDQVRNGQFTLGQHPPVTFASGTTITRFPKDGVILYAELHDQGQELLLESESRSTIPVPILGLFQTNGYVNMKELYNDNYSNNEIVEKENVEKNNMRDQAKIVSGRIVVYGDSNCIDDSHLQKPCFWMLDAILEYTTTGHIATVFTDESQTKAKVLEKSSILDSNELPQRMEGSYLKRHSKVLLPENTNAGHIRPLPSCPTITPAIPKPLNESVPLNLYKPQKLLSVGDTIVAINPVLQDSSPLWLRRRVGGANIPTLHHADRNNIDELKQNDQDNGIILTSKWSYMGGIIIVASIFFYLLNRWNCLITKRHSRRKRTVGRLRRVIQTISLRRVPQM from the exons ATGAAGCCACATACATGTTGGCTATATGtctctttattattactactTAATATTGTGATTCGATCATCTCGTAATCAAGTAAACtgtttattagaaaaaaacaATTCTGTAAACTCTGAACTTAATAATGTACCTAAATTACCATGCCATGGCAATAGCCCTAAACAAGTAAAAGTCCATTTTACTAGCagaattgttgaaaatgaATACATTGTTGCATTTAAAGGCTATTATAAACCACATACACgtgaaaattacataaaagcTGCATTGAATTCATCTGGTATTCATAagtggaaaattttatttcgtgacAACTTGGCTAGCAATTATCCAAGTGATTTTGATGTTGTTCTCTTAGAAGAAACAGATAAACATAATGGTCTTAGTGCTTTAACTGATCATCCTCTCATTAGAAGAGTAACTCCTCAAAGACTTGTACAAAGAAGTTTAAAGTTTGTCAATGCATCAGAGGATGCAGATTTTCtagaatacaaaaatttcaaaagaaaaattaacaattat aaCAATCAGTTTTGGCAATCAACCAATCGTCACACATCACGTAGATTATTAAGAGCTATACCAAGACAAATTACAAGTATACTTCAAGCTGATGCTTTATGGGGTATGGGTGTTACTGGAAATGGAGTCAAG gtAGCAATATTTGATACTGGACTAGCAGCTAGTCACCcacattttaaaaaaattaaagaacgtTCAAATTGGACAAATGAAAAAACACTAGAAGATGGTTTAGGTCACGGGACATTTGTAGCTGGAGTTATTGCATCATCTTGTATAGATTGTCTTGGTTTTGCACCTGATGCTGAACTTCACATATTTCGTGTTTTTACTAATACTCAG GTATCATACACATCGTGGTTTTTAGATGCATTCAATTATGCTATTCTTACAAAAGTTACTGTACTGAATCTTAGTATTGGAGGACCAGATTTTATGGACCATCCATTCGTTGATAAAGTATGGGAATTAACAGCAAATGGTGTAATTATGGTTTCTGCTATTGGTAATGATGGACCTTTATATGG TACCCTAAATAATCCTGCGGATCAGATGGATGTCATTGGAGTAGGTGGAATCAACTGGGAGGATCAAATAGCAAGATTTTCGTCACGTGGTATGACTACGTGGGAGTTACCATCAGGATATGGGAGAGTAAAACCTGATTTAGTTACATATGGATCAGGAGTACGAGGTTCTGCATTACAAGCAGGTTGTAGAACCTTATCTGGAACTTCTGTTGCTAGTCCTGTTGTTGCTGGAGCTGTAGCACTTTTAGCCAGTGGGTTTGTACAAGCAGATGGATCTGTTAAACAAAGa attACTCCAGCAAGTATGAAACAAGCATTACTTACTTCTGCACGTCGTTTATCGGGAGTTGGAATGTTTGAACAAGGTGCTGGAAAGCTAGATCTTTTACGagcatttcattttttacgtTCATATACACCTATCGCTACACTAAGCCCAAG TTATATAGACTTAACTGAATGTCAGTATATGTGGCCATACTGTACACAAGCTGTATATCATACTGGTATGCCtacaattgtaaatataacTATAATAAATGGCTTGGGAGTATCTGGTCATGTAACAGAGCTTGTATGGCATCCGTATACCGGCAATGGTAACGGTGAGCGAATCGATGTATCAGTAACTTATAGTGATGTTCTTTGGCCATGGTCTGGATGGTTAGCAGTTGCTATAACAGTTCCATCATCAGCTCGTGGTTGGCAAGGCATAGCACAAg GTCATATATCGGTTACAATTGAGTCACCGCCGAGTGATGGAGAAGAAAAAGTAAGACAATCTAAAATAGAATTACCCTTAAAAGCAAAAGTTATTCCTACACCTCCCCATCA TAAACGTATCCTATGGGATCAATTTCACAATCTGCGTTATCCTCCCGGATACTTCCCGCGAGATGATTTGCGTGTGAAAAATGACCCACTTGATTGGAACGGTGACCATATTCATACTAACTTTAAAGATATGTATCAGCATTTACGTAATGCTGGTTATTATTTAGAGGTACTTGGTGCTCCATTCACTTGTTTTAATGCCAAAAATTATGGTACCTTACTCATTGTCGATAGTGAAGAAGAGTTTTTTCCTGAagag GTAGCTAAATTAAGGAAAGATGTAGAAGAAGAAGGTCTTTCTGTAGTCATATTTGCAGATTGGTATAATGTCACTGTTATGAGGAAAGTGAAATTTTATGATGAAAATACTCGGCAATGGTGGATACCAGATACAGGAGGTGCAAATGTGCCGGCCTTGAATGATTTACTATATCCTAACTGGGGAATTGCATTTGGTGACCAAGTACGCAATGGTCAATTTACTCTTGGTCAACATCCTCCTGTTACTTTTGCCTCTGGTACTACAATCACTCg ATTTCCAAAGGATGGAGTTATTCTTTATGCAGAATTACATGACCAAGGGCAGGAACTTTTGCTTGAATCAGAATCAAGATCTACAATCCCAGTGCCAATTCTCGGACTTTTTCAAACCAACggttatgtaaatatgaaagaacTGTATAATGACAATTACAGTAACAACGAGATAGTGGAGAAAGAAAATgtggaaaaaaataatatgagaGATCAAGCAAAAATTGTATCAGGTAGAATTGTAGTATATGGGGATTCAAATTGTATCGATGACAGCCATTTACAAAAAC cTTGTTTTTGGATGCTTGATGCTATACTGGAATATACAACAACAGGACATATCGCAACTGTTTTTACAGACGAAAGTCAAACTAAGGCAAAAGTTCTTGAGAAGTCTAGTATTTTAGACAGTAATGAATTACCTCAACGTATGGAAGGAAGTTATTTGAAACGTCATAGTAAAGTATTACTGCCTGAAAATACTAATGCTGGTCATATTAGACCACTTCCATCTTGTCCTACTATTACTCCTGCTATTCCAAAACCTTTAAACGAATCTGTTCCTTT aaatCTTTATAAGCCTCAAAAACTATTGTCTGTTGGAGACACAATAGTTGCTATAAATCCAGTTCTACAAGATTCAAGTCCATTATGGCTTAGAAGACGTGTTGGAGGTGCAAATATTCCTACATTACATCACGCAGatcgaaataatattgatgaattaaaacaaaatgatCAAGATAATGGTATAATACTTACAAGTAAGTGGAGTTACATGGGAGGAATAATAATTGTAgcaagtatttttttttacttattaaatCGATGGAATTGCTTAATAACAAAAAGGCATTCTCGAAGAAAACGAACAGTCGGTAGATTACGCAGAGTTATTCAAACAATTTCTCTACGCAGAGTGCCTCAAATGTGA